AAAAATGGTGTTGGGAAAGAGTTGGCGAGTAGTTGGCTCGTCCATCGGTTAGTAGAGGAAGGAGCAGTTGGATGATTGCTTTAGTAGAGTGAGGCGTACCTCGTCCATGAGAGATGTGTAGCAGAGTCTTCCAGAGTGGTTCTGTGAGACGGGTCTAGGCACAGAGCGTGAGAACGTATGCGGGCACACAGACCAGCAGAAATGTGTGCGAGGTGGACGACAGGAAAGATTCGAGTATTGACGTGGTGGTCGGATTCAAGGCACTGGAAAGAAAACGCCGGAAAGCCGCATGGGAGTAAGCAAAATATCTTGAGAACGAGGAGGGGAGGTGTAGAAACACAGAGGGAGGTGGTTAAAATGTTTTCCTATTCTTCGCGCGCTCTTCCAAGCTGAGGAACATCGGCCAGTCCGCGTTTCGAGGCTGCATAGACGAACTCGAGATCAGGGTCCTCTGAGAGGAACAGATGCAGAGATAGATCCAAGAGCGCAGTATTAGTGCCGTGACTCCGCTTTCGCGCCCCCTCCCCTCTCCTTCCCGACGCCGCAGCCGTCGCCACTTTCATCGTATGGCTAGTGTGACGGATGTTTCCAGTGGGCGTACATGTCGGGAAATTCGGAGAAAGAATGGCGTATCACGTGCAGCAGGGAAAACGTCCACATCGCTGAGGACAGCAGTACTAGTCAAGTAGCCAAGGGCAGCAAGAAGTTTGGGTCCTTGGTTCTAAGAATGCAAGGGCATAAACTTGGAGGCCTGGTTGGCTTCTTTGAGTCAGCAGCGTGCTAGACACCGCGAGGCACTCTATACTGGAGCTATAGCTGTGCGCATGGTAAAGCCAAGAGGAATTTTCTTCGTCGGCACGGTACGGTTGATCGCTACTTGCCGAGTGCACTCAGACACGCCCATCCGTCACAGCACCCAGATGCCTCATAGCATTAACCTATCATCTTCATCGGCCTATttccatgtccactgcaggacgaaggcatctcgctgcgatctccaattaccccctgTCTGGCGCTAGCTGATTTCAACTTGCGGCAGCAAATCTCCTGATTTCATCCCCCCGCCTAGTTTACCGTGCCCCAccaagttaaggactgtgcaaagtgcgatggaaccaagaatgttaggcgtaacgttatgattcaggaagagagtggtgtggatgagagagcaaaaggGATAGCCGTCATTCCAACTGACGTTAAGCGCAAGAAATGGAGCTGGCCAGGCCTTTTAATGCGTAGGGTAGGTGACCGCTTGaccattatagttacagaatgggtgccaagggaagggaagtgcagtcgaggacggcagtaaCGCGTAGTGCTATATAACCAATAAAACGTGTAGAAAGATTTCTCAGCTGATTTGCCGGGAATTTCCGGATGGTCTGTGCTCAATTGTTGGCTTTTGAAAATTAAGGAATGAAAATAAGCAACATACAACGTAATACGTTCGAGTAGAATAGTCGTCTACACGGTGTATTGTATGTGCAGGTTGAAATACGAGTATACACTATGGAGCAGTCTTCCCGTCTCGCAGCACGTCGAGTGCCGCCTGTCGACTGCGACCAGCCCGCAAGAGCGCCGCGCCGTGGCCGACCTGTTCGCCCTCGACGTCGCCCTGGCGGCCATGGCAGACGCCGCCAGGGGAAGCCACTCTCCGCTCAGGCTCCAGCACCTGGAAGCGATGAGCGCGGCGCAGACGTTCTACGTCAGTTATTGCAGCCACTTCTGCGACAGCCAGCCGCTCCATCACGCCCGCTCCATGTGCAATCTGGCCATCAACGGCTCCGGATTCGGCACCGCCTTCGGCTGCCAAGCAACTCCTGGCAACGCTCGACAGTGCCTGTTCGTCTGATTCGTTCGGCCGTTACGGCGCGCCAAACTGTTAGGCCATTGCGAGTGTCTTCATAACGCAGCAGCTGCAGTATTTGTGGACTCGGGCTAACGCGGTTTTACGAGGCGGATTTCGATGCGGTGCTATGCCTGTTCAAGTTTGgtctcgtgctttgcttcgtcaTGTCGCGTTATGTGAACTCTGAAATTGCTATCTAGCCACTTGCGCGTACCGATATTGACGGAAGCGTACAAATGTCTCGCGTTTTAATCGCACAATCGCTCACCAGCATTGCTTATCGTCACTTTATCAGCTAACTTAACCGCTTCTGAATCTTTCTTCGCACTACTATTTGCTAAGAACATAAGTCATAACTGTATGTGATGTATGATGTTCGTTTTACTTTACACTTTTTCGTGTATTCTCCATGAAGTAGCAGAACGCTTTCACAGCATCGTTGATATTTATGTCATGTGAATAGACCGTATTTTTTCACTGCTGTGTTCAAGGCTTTTCTTTTCCAAAATATTTGTGAGAAAAGCACATTTCTCTCTTATCCCAGAGTGCCGTCCCTGATTCTCCAGTTAATACGGCTGTCACATTTCGCGCTAAAATTGTCGAGGCGTAACTATGCCAAATGTTATTTGTGACATCATGGGTCGACATCCAGAGCCCAGTGCACTGAGCAAAGAAAAAATACTGGAGTGCGTACTAATACAAACCTGCGCGTTTTCTGTGCTTTACTGGATGGTATGAAAATTCCGAAGTCGACCGGAAAGCCTGATGTCATCACCGTGACAAGGTTGCGGAAAACCATAATATGCACTGACCTTACTAGAAACCAAAAAAAGACAGCGTTTAAGCTTACAggagctgtatttttacactgtTCGCAGTTGAGCCCTATGATTGCTCGATACAGCGCAAGTGTAAAATCCGGTGTAACCGTCGTCTACAGCGCCGATGCATTCGGTCGTCTGTTAACACTGCCTCTGGTGCAACACTTCTGCATCAGCATTGGCGCCGCAGAGAACAGCACTCACGGCAGTTACGTAATAGCTCCAGTGGTAACAATGAGGTCTACACAGTTGTTGTGCTTCTTTGACAGCCAGATCTGTTTGTAGTTCCTCTATCTAGTTTTATGTAGTTCTTAATGGTATTCTCGCCTTAATGGGGCCGGGATATTCTTGCACTTTTTGCCGGGGTATCTAACTGGAATAGCATTTTATGTGAAATCAAATCTTGTTCCTCGCTGCGTTCATTCTCTTTTTTACTAAAAGAATTCTT
Above is a genomic segment from Dermacentor andersoni chromosome 8, qqDerAnde1_hic_scaffold, whole genome shotgun sequence containing:
- the LOC129383243 gene encoding uncharacterized protein: MTYAGLGFQLARQLVRIVDKRGRTLDYDGRPFSWWHEIAGHVECRLSTATSPQERRAVADLFALDVALAAMADAARGSHSPLRLQHLEAMSAAQTFYVSYCSHFCDSQPLHHARSMCNLAINGSGFGTAFGCQATPGNARQCLFV